The genomic interval AGAAAAAATTGGCACCAGGACCTTGCCGACCTTATCGAGACGGTCGATCGCCCGGTTTTCTACGCTTCGCTAAACCTTCTCGTACCCACGCTTTTCTGATCACTCATCGCGAAGCTGAAAGCGCGATACAAGCCCCCTCAAGGAAACCGCCTGTGACGAAAGTTCCTCGCTCGTGGCGGCGCTCTCCTGCGAAACCGACGCGTTCGCCATAACCACCCGGGACACCTGCTGAAGGTTTTCAGTTATATCCCTTATACCGTGCGTTTGATCCGCAGAGGAATGAGCAACCTCTTCCACAAGGCCGGCGATCTCTCGCGACTTGTCCGCAATGCGCCGAAGCACCTCCGCCGTGCGGTTCGCGATATCGGATCCGGTTTTTACCGTCGCCAAAGAGGTTTCGATATAGCCTGCGCTTTCACGGGCGGCTTCGGAGCATCGTCCCGCCAAATTCCTGACCTCGTCTGCGACGACAGCAAAGCCCTTTCCGTATTTTCCGGCCCGCGCGGCCTCGACTGCAGCGTTGAGAGCCAGAATATTCGTCTGGAAGGCGATATCGTCGATCGTCTTCAATATGCCGGTGATGTTTTCAGACGACGCTTGTATTTCTTTCATGGCATTCAGCATTTCGCTCATTCTGAAATTTCCCTCCTGAGCGAATTCCTGAGCCTCGCTTGTCATGACCCGCGCGCCGGCCGCGTTCTTCTCCGTCAGATTGTTTTTCTCCGAAAGCAGTTTCACCTGGGCCGCCAGATTATCCACTGCCGTCGTCTGCTCCTGCGTACCCGCCGCGAGATCCGCGCTTCCCAGGGATACCTGATCGGCGCCCGCGGTAAATTCATCAGCCGCAAGACGGATTTCCAAAAGCGTTCTGTCGAATGTTTCCAGAATTTGATTTATCGAGCCGCTGATCTTCGCGAAATCGCCTTCGAATTCACCGTCCAGCGAAACCTGTAAATTCAAAGCGGCGGCCTCGTCCAATACCGAAACGATTTCGTTGGTATACCGGGACATTTTTTCGATTATTCCTGTTTTCTCGCCGATGTTTCGCGACTCGCGCTCTATTTCCTTCCGATTGTAATCGATGCAGTTGCCGGGAAAATTGCACCCGTTGAATATCGCGGTAACCATGTCGTCGCAGGTGTGGTATCCGCAGGCCGAACAATCGATCGACCGGTCAGCTTCCGCTTCTTTATGAAGTTCGAGCCAGATTTTCTCTTTCTCTGCGGCGTTCGGCTTCCCCAACTGCACAGTCTTTGGCGTATATTTTCTGAGAAAATCGTCCAGAACCAGGGTTTTATCGAAATATCGATACAACTCCTTTTGCTTCGTTTTCCCGAACGAAGCGCGTTCCTTCATTTTCGCGTTTCTGATTTCATTCAACGACTTATCGACATCGTCGATCTGCACGTTCTTGCAGGTGCCGGTTCCGATGTTGCATCCGTGAGAACAATTGAGAATATCCACTAGCAGAGGCACCGGTTTATTTTTCTGCACGCGGTTTTCATATTCCTGCAGATACGGATACGCGTGGCGGCTTCCTTCTACCTGGCGAACCCACACGCCGGGAACGAGAGCTTCGACGTTTTCCCGCAATCCGCCGGGACGGCTGAATAATGCGCCGAGCCAGCATCCGATATCATCGTAAGAACCATCCTGCTGCCGGGATAGATCGATTTTCTTGTTTTCGATGTATTCATAGAGTTTTTTATACGTAACATTGTACGAAACAAGTCCTTCGGTGTTCGGATCGGTAAATTCATCCGTTTTTCCTACGCACGGAGATAAAAATGCGATTTTATCGCTGTTTTTCGCGTATTTCCGCAGATACACCGCGGTGCAGAGCGTCGGACTATGTATAGGGGCCAGCGTATCGATCAGTTTCGGCTGATATTTCTCGATATAATTAACAATGGCAGGACAGGGCTGCGCTATCACGGATTGCAAATTCCGCCGCTGTATCGCTTGTAAGTAGGCCCAGGTCGTAATATCCGCGCCGAAAGATACATCGTACACAGAACGAACGCCGAGAGACTTCAAATAACCGATCATTTTTCGGTGTGTATTGAAATTTACCCGAGCCGCAGGGGCCGCGACGACAGTGATTGAAGAGCCTCTTTTCAGATCATTGAAGAAATCTTCAGTATCATCCGTATAATCCCGAGCTTTATGCGAACAGGCATCCAAACAAGCGCCGCAACGTATGCATTTTTCCTGATCTACGCGAACCCGGGTAACGCCGTCCTTGACATAAGAAATATTCGCTCCCAGCACAGGACAATTACGTATGCATTTATTGCATCCAACGCACTTTTCTTCGATAGTAAACACAACCTCGGAATTTGAAATCTTATTAGACATTTCCGCATACCGCCTGAAGAAAAGTGTTGTACCCGGAGGCGCAATTGTCAAATTTCGTTTAGTAAAACAGTAATAAAACGACACCCGCGGCCGCAGGAGTCCTGCTTGTTTTTGCGTCTCCATATCAGTAGGATGCTTTCATGTCTTTCCAGATATTTCGCTTATCAATTTCGGCAAAAGGCGGCACTTCATTACAGGAAGCCTGCCGGCAGTGCCTGACAACCAACGGAATCCCGGCGGCCGAACTTTCTAATTCCAAAGTCCGCCGGCTTGTCATAGCAGGAATGGCCTCGATCAACGGTATTCAGGAAAGACAGCCCGCCCGCCGCATGAAGGCCGGAGACCTTGTGGCCGTCAAGTTCGACTCCTCCAGATTTTTCCGCGAAAAGCAACCCGACGACATCGACTTCGAAATGACGCAAGACCGGATTCTCTTCGAAGACAGCTCAATCATAGTAGTAAACAAGCCCGCGTGCTTTCCAACCGAAGCGACTATCGTCGCAGACAGAAAACACCTTCACGCTGCGGTAAAGGAATTCCTGCACCGGCGAGACAACACCAGAAACGAACCCTATGCGGGCCTTCATCATCGTCTGGACAGGGAAACTTCAGGCGTCATTCTGTTTTCCAAAACGCGAGAAGTTAATCCGGCGATCCACGCGCTATTCCTGGAACAGCGAATACATAAAGTATATACGGCCCTTACCGTAGTTCCGGTGCGCGCCTGCGCGTACGAAAAACAAGATCGATTCGTTCTCTCGAACAACATAGACCGGATTACCCCCAAAAGTTCTGCGGGAAAGTGGGGAGTCGTTC from Teretinema zuelzerae carries:
- a CDS encoding RluA family pseudouridine synthase, yielding MSFQIFRLSISAKGGTSLQEACRQCLTTNGIPAAELSNSKVRRLVIAGMASINGIQERQPARRMKAGDLVAVKFDSSRFFREKQPDDIDFEMTQDRILFEDSSIIVVNKPACFPTEATIVADRKHLHAAVKEFLHRRDNTRNEPYAGLHHRLDRETSGVILFSKTREVNPAIHALFLEQRIHKVYTALTVVPVRACAYEKQDRFVLSNNIDRITPKSSAGKWGVVQTGGDPAVTDFVVRNRRSCYLEVQASPLTGRTHQIRVHLSSVGLPLLGDVLYGGPKQLQGIPFDITRTMLHAETLSFPHPLTGELIEVTAPIPPDMQKILDLQ
- a CDS encoding methyl-accepting chemotaxis protein yields the protein METQKQAGLLRPRVSFYYCFTKRNLTIAPPGTTLFFRRYAEMSNKISNSEVVFTIEEKCVGCNKCIRNCPVLGANISYVKDGVTRVRVDQEKCIRCGACLDACSHKARDYTDDTEDFFNDLKRGSSITVVAAPAARVNFNTHRKMIGYLKSLGVRSVYDVSFGADITTWAYLQAIQRRNLQSVIAQPCPAIVNYIEKYQPKLIDTLAPIHSPTLCTAVYLRKYAKNSDKIAFLSPCVGKTDEFTDPNTEGLVSYNVTYKKLYEYIENKKIDLSRQQDGSYDDIGCWLGALFSRPGGLRENVEALVPGVWVRQVEGSRHAYPYLQEYENRVQKNKPVPLLVDILNCSHGCNIGTGTCKNVQIDDVDKSLNEIRNAKMKERASFGKTKQKELYRYFDKTLVLDDFLRKYTPKTVQLGKPNAAEKEKIWLELHKEAEADRSIDCSACGYHTCDDMVTAIFNGCNFPGNCIDYNRKEIERESRNIGEKTGIIEKMSRYTNEIVSVLDEAAALNLQVSLDGEFEGDFAKISGSINQILETFDRTLLEIRLAADEFTAGADQVSLGSADLAAGTQEQTTAVDNLAAQVKLLSEKNNLTEKNAAGARVMTSEAQEFAQEGNFRMSEMLNAMKEIQASSENITGILKTIDDIAFQTNILALNAAVEAARAGKYGKGFAVVADEVRNLAGRCSEAARESAGYIETSLATVKTGSDIANRTAEVLRRIADKSREIAGLVEEVAHSSADQTHGIRDITENLQQVSRVVMANASVSQESAATSEELSSQAVSLRGLVSRFQLRDE